The window GCAGTTCTTGTTCCAGAGCCTAATTCCTCAAGAACAGAACCTCCGACCACCACACACATGTCACAACCATCATCAATAGTCCTTCCGTTCATTGCTCCTCCTTCATCTCCGGCATCCTTCCTCCAATCAGAACCACCGTCTGCCACCCACTCCCCTGGCGGCTTCCTTTCCTTCACCTCTGTGTCCGCCAGCATGTACTCACCTGGCGGCCCAGCCAACATTTTTGCCATTGGACCATACGCACACGAAACCCAGCTGGTGTCACCGCCCGTTTTCTCCACTTACACCACCGAGCCATCCACCGCGCCGTTCACACCGCCGCCGGAATCCGTCCACCTGACCACCCCATCCTCGCCGGAAGTTCCGTATGCCCGGCTTCTCGGATCTAGTAACCAAAACGATGTTATACCGTATGAGTTTCAATCTTATCAGTTATACCCCGGAAGCCCGATGGGTAATCTGATATCACCGAGCTCCGGAATCTCAAATTCCGGCAACTCGTCTCCGTTTCCGGACGGAGACTTTACTCGGGGCCCTGGCGGGCCCTACTTCCTTCATGGCAAGGTTTATCCTTGTCAATGGGAATCAAGACAGGGATCCGAGGCTCTTACTCCGGATCCCGTGGGTCCCAGGTCTCGCGAGGGTTTCCTGCTCACGAGTATGGGACCATCTTATGGAACAAGAAACGAAGATCAACAACATTTAGTTGATCATAGGGTTTCGTTTGAGGTTACTCCGGAACAAGTTGTGAGATGTGTGGAGAGGAGACGGTGTGCTGACGTGGCAAATGGACGGGATTCGCATGGCGATGACATGGCAAAACATCAGAGGCATAGATCAAATACAACGCTTGGATCTGTTAAAGAGTTCAACTTTGATAGTACGGATGGAGCCGAATCGGATTGGTGGACCAATGAGAAAGTTCTTGGAAGGGAAAACGGGTCAATCAAGAACTGGTCTTTCTTCCCGATGATGCAGCCAGGTGTCAGCTAATGATTGGACACCACCCGACAAGAAACCAAGAAACCAAGAAATCAAGAATCAAGAATTAGATAGTCAATGACCCTTTTGGGGTTGGTGTTCCTACACAGAAAAGAACTCTTTTTTCTGCCTAAAAAGTGGCATGGAAGTTGGAACTTTactttaccatatatatatatatgtaaaataaatatgtttttttttttttttttttttttttttttttgcgggTAGTAGGGAAACTCGGCTCCGGTTCAAGATTAAAACCTGTGAGCTCGGACATGACTGTTGTAGCTCATTGAGCAAACATTGATAACCTTCACAGTGAGTTTAGTCATATGAACATGATAATTACAGAAATGGTTTTCCTTCTATTCATGATATTTACTAATTTCATATATTAATGTGACTTTGTTCGGTTTGAAAGTGGTTTGAAAGTTATGAATGTTTGAAGTCGTAGGTGTTGGTATTCTTACATGTATTAGAATAGTGAGTAGAAAGTGTAAGTTATGATGCATTCTGTATAGTATAAAAATCTTCTCTTGTATAATTGTATTTATAAGATTTTGTGTATATGATTAGATGTTATGATACATAGTTAAAAGATCTTTTGGGAATTGGGGATGCCCCATTAACTCGAGTATCcatatacaatatttttttttatcatacataataatttatgttttaaaagattATACAATATATTATATAGttgtttaaaatataaattattatgtataaccaaa of the Lactuca sativa cultivar Salinas chromosome 6, Lsat_Salinas_v11, whole genome shotgun sequence genome contains:
- the LOC111901123 gene encoding uncharacterized protein At1g76660 is translated as MRGVNDTMVTINAAATAIQSAENRATQSSSVQKRRWGRCWNISWCFGSQKQSKRIGHAVLVPEPNSSRTEPPTTTHMSQPSSIVLPFIAPPSSPASFLQSEPPSATHSPGGFLSFTSVSASMYSPGGPANIFAIGPYAHETQLVSPPVFSTYTTEPSTAPFTPPPESVHLTTPSSPEVPYARLLGSSNQNDVIPYEFQSYQLYPGSPMGNLISPSSGISNSGNSSPFPDGDFTRGPGGPYFLHGKVYPCQWESRQGSEALTPDPVGPRSREGFLLTSMGPSYGTRNEDQQHLVDHRVSFEVTPEQVVRCVERRRCADVANGRDSHGDDMAKHQRHRSNTTLGSVKEFNFDSTDGAESDWWTNEKVLGRENGSIKNWSFFPMMQPGVS